The Candidatus Zixiibacteriota bacterium genomic sequence GGGTTTGATCCTGAACGCCCCGAACAAGCTATATGCCGGCAGAAAACGCAGGGAAGAAGTCGATGAGATCCGTTACGAGGACGATCCCGGAAGTCCTTTTAAAATTGACTTTTAGATTTCTATCCGGTCGTTTTTATCCACATCGCGATTGAAACAGGAGACTGTGCGGGTACGCCCGGTTTCGGGATCGATATCCAAAAGCAGGGAATTGAATATATAGTCGTTTTCAGCCACTTTTTTGCGAGGAAACAGAGAGGTCATGTACGATTCAATGATTCCCTCCGGACGGTAACCGACGACCGAGTACTTACTGCCCAGGATACCGACATCGGAGATATAAGCGGTACCGTTGTCGTCCAGATTCAAATCAGCGGTCTGGACAGAAAAATGAGTACCGATTACCGCACTCACCCGTCCACTCAGAAAATAGCCCAGGCACAATTTTTCGGAAGTGGCGTTGGCATGGAAATCAACTATGATTATTTTGGCTGAATCTTCGTGCTGTTTGATAATACCTTTGGCGGCCATAAAGGGATCATTGAGCATGGGATTTTTGAAATTTGTACGGCCGAAAACCGAAATCACGCAGACCGGAATATTGCTGGATGTTTCCCTGATGGTAAACCCACGACCGGGGTTGCCGATGAAGGCGTTGGCCGGACGCAGTACGAAATCATAGGAATCCAGAAGCTCGACCGTTGCCCGTTTTTTAAAGCAGTTGTCGCCCAGGGTGATAACATCTACCCCCGCTCTCTCGAGATCCTCGACATCCTCGGAATTAACTGAAAAACCATTGTCGATTTTGTTGCCGTTGACGATCACGAAATCGAGTTCGAGTTCATTGCGAATCCGGGATAGGTTTTTCTGCAGGATCGTTTTTCCACGCTTGCCGACAACTTCGCCGACGAAAAGAAGTTTCATTATGAACAAGCCGCCTTTCCGTTAAAGGGCTAAAATAAGGCCTTCTTCAGAAAACGCAAAAACTATCTGTATATATTTTGTACAGCCTGTGTTTATGAGGGTTTTAAGCCTGTGGTGTTCCTCAACTAATGCTACTGCATGCCGATATTTTAATTAACTGAGCTACTCAGTACCAGGTGATAATAAAGTAACGGGAAACCTCGGAGATGTTGTGAGTATTCCAAACACGAAGTATATTGACGTATCCAGATCGGAAGGTACGGAGATCGATCAACTTCTGGAGTTGATTTCGCTTTTCGTACACGATCTCGAGGGACCCCTGGCCGCCATGCAAGCGATCCTTAGACTTCTCGAAAACGACCGGCTCGACTTGAACAGGAAAAATCATGTCGATCTGGTCAAAAGCAGTGAAGTTGCCATGGAACGCGCCCGCGCCATCATCGGCGATTTAATGTTTATTTCAAAATCGGGCCAAATGGGCATTCCGGTAATGATGGAAACCGTCCCTTTCAAGCAGTTGATAGAAAACAGCCTCGAGCTGATCTCATCGACTGCCGATGAGCAAGGTATAAGAGTCGTCGTCAACCATCCGGACCGGGATTATGTTGTCGCGGCCGATCCGGGCCTGCTTTTGCGGGTCATGGATAACCTCCTGTACAACGCTATCCGGCATTCTCCGCCCGATGGCGAGATCATCATAACAGGGGTTGCGCGCAAGGGCTACCTGATCGTCACGATCGCCGACCAGGGTCCCGGGTTTAACGATTTCGATCCCAATGAACTGTTCGACAAGTTCAGACAACTCGAACTCCGCAAAGAAGGCAAGCACCGCGGGGTCGGTCTGGGATTGTTTTTCTGCAACCAGGCAATATCTGCCATGGGGGGTAAAATCTGGGCCCAGGGACGTCCCAAAGGAGGAGCTGAATTTAAGTTCACACTAAAGATAGAGGAGTAAATCATGGCACATTTGGATGGATTCGAGGCTGAATCTTATCTGAAATCGGGAGCCAATGAACTGCGTGTTCTCGAATACAACGTCTGCGGACATGCATTCGGAATCAACATTCTCAAGGTTAAAAAGATTGTCTCGCACATGAACCAGTTCATGTCCATGCCGGAATCTCATCCAGCCATTCGAGGCGTCTTCGAGGACCGCGGTACCGTGGTACCCCTTATCGACCTGGCGTATTTTCTGAGCATTCCCCGCAGTGATGAGGAACCGCCCCAGAAAGTGATTATTACTGAGTTTTTTGAAATGACCAACGGTTTCTGGGTTGACCGAATCGACTGGATTCATCATTTCAAATGGGAAGATGTCATCGACCCGACCAAAGTAATGCACGGTTTCGACCAGCGCTACGTAATCGGGATTGTCAAACCGAGTGAAGACCGTATGGTTTTGCTTCTCGATTACGAGAACATCATCATGGATATCAGCCCGCAGTTGAGACAGGTAGCCAACTCCCAGATTTCCAAGGCAGCTCCTGTTGTCGGCGGGGGACGACATATCCTGGTGGCCGAGGATTCTCCGGCGGTGCGCACCATGCTGGCCTCCGAGCTGGAAGACCTCGGTTTCGAAGTCCTCCAGGCACGTGACGGCAAAGAAGCGCTGGATGCTCTTGACAAGTACGATGGATCGCTCGATCTGATCATCTCCGACGTCGAGATGCCTCGTATGGACGGTCTGGCATTAACTGTCGCGGTCAGGGGAAGCAAATTCAGAAACACACCGGTCATCGTGTATTCATCGATCGGAGATATCGGCATGAAAGCGCGTGCCAAATTCCTCAAGGCCAATGCCCATATCACCAAGCTCAATTTCGATCAGCTGATTGAGCAGATCGGTGAACTTATCGGCAACGAACCGAAGGATTCGCCCGCGGTTGAAATCCAGCCTGAAACGGAAACCCCCGAGACAGGGGAAGAAGTTGAAGCGGAAACCGCTTCCCGGGATCAGGCGGAAACCGAATCGGTGCCGGAGGACAAACCTGAAGACTCAATGGTGAATGAAGACCAGGCTGAAGTTAAATCAGAAAGCGAAGAGGCTCCTTCCACTGCGGATACGCCGGTCCCTGAAGAAGAGCAGGCAGGTGATCCAGAAGTCGCGATGTCAGCCGAAGAGGAACCGCTTCAAACGGCCCCGGAAAAATCAGTTGCTGAAACTGAAATTGAAGCCGGGCAATCCGGGGATGATGAGCCCATAGCTCAACAGGAAAATTCCGAATCAGATCAGGAAACTGCTGAACAAGTTTCACAAGACAAACTCAATGCCGAAGCTGAGCCCGAAAAAGAACGGGCTGAACCTGAGCAAAAACAACCGACAGAGCCGGAAACTGAAGCAGTCAATGATATCGCGGACACCATAAAATCCGAGAGTGAACAGGTCGAGAAGGCTGTCGAGGAAGGGATCTCGGGCAGTATGGGTATGATGCCGTCGATCGGTCAGGATGAAGCTCTTTTGACTCCTCCAATGCCGGATATAAATGATAAACCGGTCGAAAAAGCGGTCGAAGATATGGCGCCGTCGACTAAATCATCCGGCAAAGACAAGAAGTCATCAAAATCCACCCGATCTAAAGCCAAAACCGGTAAAGCCAAAGACAAATCCACAAAAGCGAAAAGCGCAAAGTCCAAAGCCGGCACAAAGACTAAATCTTCATCAAAGAAGAAATCCACACGCTCTAAAAAGAATAAGAAGGAAGAAGTATTTGTGTAGGCGATAGATACGCAGTTCAACGGGCGGGGATTATTCTCCGCCCGTTTTGTTTATGACCGAATCCAGAAACTCTCCGCTGATTTCAAAAAACCTGTTTTTCTGTTCAATAAACGGCCTGTGGCCTGACTTTTCGAACATCACCAGCTTCCCATTCGGCAGTGCGTCGGCGATCTCTTTTTGTACAATCGGCGGACAGACGCGATCGTAGCGCCCGCTGACGATCAGGGCCGGGCATTCAACCTTGTTTAACTGCGGAACCAGTTCAACATCCCTGAGAGTCCCCTCCACCGACCATTCCGGATCGGGTCCGACAATGGCGAGGTAGACCATGTAATTGAATCCCACCGACAGGCTGTCACTGCTGAGTTTCCAGATACTGTCCATGATAGACGCGTTGTCCGGATCGTAGTAATACATCTCACTGATGTCCGGCCAGACCTTTTCGAAAAGTGAATCTGAAGTCGCTAAGCCCGCTGAATGCAGTGAATCGAAAACTGCCCACTGTTCGGGAAACTGCCGTTGTAGAAAATATTTCATACCATCAATATTATACTTTTGAAAGGAATCTCTCCCTGAGTGAGTGCAGGAAGTTATGACTGCATGGCAGTGGCGGGGGTATTTCAGCGCATACATCAAGGCCGGAGTACCGCCATAGGAATGGCCATAAACAATAATCCTTTCAGCTCCCAGCGACTGCCTGACGGCCTCGATGTCGAGCACGTCTTTTTCGACGGAGTAGGCGTCTTTGAGATGATCCAGGTTTTCTGAACGCCCCCGTCCGCGGTTATGCACATACACCAGCCGGCCATATTCGAGCCAGTCGGAGTGGGTATACCGATAAAAATTCGGATTGCCCCCCGGACCGCCGGCAATAATCATAATCGGCATACCTTCACCCTGCGTTTCATAGTAGATTTCCACGCTGTCCGGAGTCAGTGTTGTATAGCCTGTTATCTCCTGAGCGTGCGCGCTAAACGGCAGAAGTATCATAAGCAATGTTAACATCGCAATAAGTTGTTTCATACCAACCTCATGAAAAAACGCCCCGGTCTCTATGGCCGGGGCGTCGAGATCATCAATCTATTTATTAATTCCGAAATGATCGAAAATAAAGGCATATTCGAAAGCTATATCTTTAATGGCGTCGTAGCGACCGCTGGCTCCCATATGCCCCTCACCCATCTTGATCTTGAATAAAAGCGGGTTGTCATCGGTTTTAGTGGCACGCAGTTTGGCGGTCCATTTGGCCGGTTCCCAGTACTGCACACGGGGATCATTGAGACCGGCGGTGATCAGAATCGTGGGGTAATCCTGTGCCTTGACATTGTCATAGGGTGAATACGAACGCATATAATTATAGTATTCTTCGTCATTCGGATTTCCCCATTCATCGTATTCAACCACGGTGAGAGGAATGGTGGGGTCCATCATGGTGTTGATCACATCCACAAACGGCACCTGCGCGATCACGATCTCAAACAGGTCCGGCCTCATATTCATGGTTGCGCCGACAGTCATACCGCCGGCCGAACCTCCCGCAACAACCATTTTTTCTTTGGACGTGTAATTCTCTTTGACCAGGTGTTCTCCGCAGGCGATCAGGTCGAGGAAGGTATTGCGTTTTTTAAGAAGTTTGCCCTCTTCGTACCATTGCCGGCCCAACAGGCCTCCCCCACGCACATGAGCCAGCGCCCATACGAACCCGCGGTCGAGAAGCGACAACCTCACGCTCGAGAACCAGGGGTCCATGGAACTGCCGTAGGCGCCATAGACATACAGGTAAAGCAGATTCGTACCATCCTGCTTGAATTGATCTTTTTTGTAGACCATTGAGATAGGAATCTCGGTGCCGTCATGGCTGGTGGCATAGACCCGCTTGGTCTCATACTGGCTGGGATCGTAGCCACCAAGGACTTCCTGCTGTTTTTTGAGCTCGCGCTCGCGGGTTTCCAAATCGTAATCGTAGACCGAACGGGGAGTTACCATAGAGTAATAAATAAAACGCAGTTTGTCGGTCTCGTATTCCGGGTTGGCACCACCGCTGACAGTGTAGATAGGCTCAGGAAAATCTATGTAATAGTCACTGCCATCGCTGAAGTTGTAAACATGGATATTATTTAGTCCCTTCTCGCGTTCGTAAATTACCATGTAGTCTTCGAACAGGTCCATACCGTCCAGCTTTACCTCAGCGCGGTGGGGTATTACTTCCTCCCAATCATCCATACTGGAGGTGCCGATCGGGGCTTCCACCAGCTTAAAATTTTGGGCATCCTTGTTGGTCATGATCAAAAAGCGGTCGTCATGATGATCGACATCGTATTCGACCTCACGTACCCGGGGCGTGATGATTTTAAATTTGGCATCAGGCTGGTCGGCCTTTATGTAGTGATATTCACTGGTGTTTTTAGAGCCGATTCCGATAAATATATATTTTTCACTGCTGGACTTGCCCATGCCCATCCAGAAAGCATCGTCCTCCTCGTGAAAAACCATCGGGTCATCGGCCTGCTTCGAGCCCAGTTTATGGCGGAACGCCTTGTGGGGACGATTGGCTTCATCGCGCATTGTATAAAACAGGGTCTTGTTATCGTTAGCCCATACAACGGAATAGCCGATATCGGTAATCGTGTCCTTGAGATATTCCCCGCTGTTTAGATCCTTGATTACCAGCGTGAAACGCTCGCGTCCGAGGGTGTCCATCGAGAATGCCAGAAGGTTGTGATCCGGGCTGACCTTCATGGTTGCGATATCGAAGTAATCGTAGTTTTCCGCCAGCACGTTCTGGTCCAGGTAAATCTCTTCTTCAGCATCCAGTGAGCCTTTCTTGCGGCAGTAAATCCTGTACTGTTTGCCCTCTTCCGTGCGCGTGTAGTAATAATAATCATCGATCTTGGTGGGCACATCCTCATCGGTTTCCTTGATACGGGACAGGATTTCGTCGTAAAGCTCTTTCTGGAACTCATTGGTGTGTGCCATGACTTCTTCGGCATACTGGTTTTCCGCTTCGAGGTAAGCGATCACATCCGGATCCTCCCTGTCCCTGAGCCAGAAATAGTCATCTGTGCGAATTTCGCTGTGAAAAGTGTCGACTTTGGGGCTGATCTTAGCCACCGGCGGTGTCGGTTGTTCCTTTGAACCGCAGGCCAGACCGACCGCCACAAGAGCTGATAGAAAGGTTGTGAACAGAATCAGTTTAATGCTTGTTTGAAAAGCTTTCATCATTACTCCTTATAGTAAAAACATAGTTCTTCAGGCTATCCTGCAACATCTCACGGATCGGATAAATTTCGGAAATCCGCATAAAATGTCAACCGAAAGATAATAATATTTAACGGGGAAAAACGAGTCCGGTTTCCCGGCAAGGTATAATTTGACACATTTTCAGCAGTCGGGAAGCATGTCACCATCTGTATCGCAGGGGTTTGCGCCGTTCTGGAAAATAAACGCCAGCAGGTAGACCGCGTCGGAAACGTTCACCAGATTATCGCAGTTAACATCACCGGCATCGTAGGGTTGCGGGGCATCGCCCTGCAAGAAGACGTAATTGATGATATAAACCGCATCGGTGATGTTCACCATCTGGTCGAAATTGGCGTCACCGCAGTCGTAGTCTTTCTCCAAGACGATAATTTCACCGGTCAGCAGGTCATTATAGCTGTTGTCATCTTCGGGATTAATGCTCTCATAACTGATGCTGAATACTGCTCCGATCAGTGAAGGGAACTGGAAATGATCAAAATCAATGGAAACCGTATCACCGCTGGCCAGATCAGTGATCTGGACCGTATCGAGATAAACAACCGCGCTGGAAT encodes the following:
- a CDS encoding metallophosphoesterase, with protein sequence MKLLFVGEVVGKRGKTILQKNLSRIRNELELDFVIVNGNKIDNGFSVNSEDVEDLERAGVDVITLGDNCFKKRATVELLDSYDFVLRPANAFIGNPGRGFTIRETSSNIPVCVISVFGRTNFKNPMLNDPFMAAKGIIKQHEDSAKIIIVDFHANATSEKLCLGYFLSGRVSAVIGTHFSVQTADLNLDDNGTAYISDVGILGSKYSVVGYRPEGIIESYMTSLFPRKKVAENDYIFNSLLLDIDPETGRTRTVSCFNRDVDKNDRIEI
- a CDS encoding response regulator; protein product: MAHLDGFEAESYLKSGANELRVLEYNVCGHAFGINILKVKKIVSHMNQFMSMPESHPAIRGVFEDRGTVVPLIDLAYFLSIPRSDEEPPQKVIITEFFEMTNGFWVDRIDWIHHFKWEDVIDPTKVMHGFDQRYVIGIVKPSEDRMVLLLDYENIIMDISPQLRQVANSQISKAAPVVGGGRHILVAEDSPAVRTMLASELEDLGFEVLQARDGKEALDALDKYDGSLDLIISDVEMPRMDGLALTVAVRGSKFRNTPVIVYSSIGDIGMKARAKFLKANAHITKLNFDQLIEQIGELIGNEPKDSPAVEIQPETETPETGEEVEAETASRDQAETESVPEDKPEDSMVNEDQAEVKSESEEAPSTADTPVPEEEQAGDPEVAMSAEEEPLQTAPEKSVAETEIEAGQSGDDEPIAQQENSESDQETAEQVSQDKLNAEAEPEKERAEPEQKQPTEPETEAVNDIADTIKSESEQVEKAVEEGISGSMGMMPSIGQDEALLTPPMPDINDKPVEKAVEDMAPSTKSSGKDKKSSKSTRSKAKTGKAKDKSTKAKSAKSKAGTKTKSSSKKKSTRSKKNKKEEVFV
- a CDS encoding alpha/beta fold hydrolase; protein product: MKQLIAMLTLLMILLPFSAHAQEITGYTTLTPDSVEIYYETQGEGMPIMIIAGGPGGNPNFYRYTHSDWLEYGRLVYVHNRGRGRSENLDHLKDAYSVEKDVLDIEAVRQSLGAERIIVYGHSYGGTPALMYALKYPRHCHAVITSCTHSGRDSFQKYNIDGMKYFLQRQFPEQWAVFDSLHSAGLATSDSLFEKVWPDISEMYYYDPDNASIMDSIWKLSSDSLSVGFNYMVYLAIVGPDPEWSVEGTLRDVELVPQLNKVECPALIVSGRYDRVCPPIVQKEIADALPNGKLVMFEKSGHRPFIEQKNRFFEISGEFLDSVINKTGGE
- a CDS encoding prolyl oligopeptidase family serine peptidase: MKAFQTSIKLILFTTFLSALVAVGLACGSKEQPTPPVAKISPKVDTFHSEIRTDDYFWLRDREDPDVIAYLEAENQYAEEVMAHTNEFQKELYDEILSRIKETDEDVPTKIDDYYYYTRTEEGKQYRIYCRKKGSLDAEEEIYLDQNVLAENYDYFDIATMKVSPDHNLLAFSMDTLGRERFTLVIKDLNSGEYLKDTITDIGYSVVWANDNKTLFYTMRDEANRPHKAFRHKLGSKQADDPMVFHEEDDAFWMGMGKSSSEKYIFIGIGSKNTSEYHYIKADQPDAKFKIITPRVREVEYDVDHHDDRFLIMTNKDAQNFKLVEAPIGTSSMDDWEEVIPHRAEVKLDGMDLFEDYMVIYEREKGLNNIHVYNFSDGSDYYIDFPEPIYTVSGGANPEYETDKLRFIYYSMVTPRSVYDYDLETRERELKKQQEVLGGYDPSQYETKRVYATSHDGTEIPISMVYKKDQFKQDGTNLLYLYVYGAYGSSMDPWFSSVRLSLLDRGFVWALAHVRGGGLLGRQWYEEGKLLKKRNTFLDLIACGEHLVKENYTSKEKMVVAGGSAGGMTVGATMNMRPDLFEIVIAQVPFVDVINTMMDPTIPLTVVEYDEWGNPNDEEYYNYMRSYSPYDNVKAQDYPTILITAGLNDPRVQYWEPAKWTAKLRATKTDDNPLLFKIKMGEGHMGASGRYDAIKDIAFEYAFIFDHFGINK